The stretch of DNA AAGGTTTCGCCGGCACCGTGAGTTACTCCAAGGCTCTGTCGTTGTTGACTGGCGCCAAGACCCAGCAGCAGTTCGAAGCCTTCGAAGGCTGCTCGACCAAGGCCGAGAAAGCCCGCTTCTATATTCGTGAGTCGCGCGCAGGGCGCTAACCCCGCGTAGCAGCTGTCGAGTGCAACGAGGCTGCGTCGGCGGCCTCAAGCCCGAAGGTTTAATCATTGAGGAGGAAAGGATGTCAGCCTTGGTCGATCAGCTAGTCGCTCAGGTCATCGGCCTGGAAGTTGGGTTACTGAGCTGCCAGGCGCGCCTCGCCGCCGTCACGGACGACGAGGCCCTGCATGATCTGCGTACCACGGTGCGGCGCTTGCGCAGCCTGTTGCGGCCATTGCGCGGGTTGCCCGGTGTCGAGCAGCTCGAGGCGGCCGCCAGTGCCGTCGGCCAACTGACCACGCCATTTCGCGACCGCGAAGTGCTGGCGGCGTACCTCCACCAACACGGCCATCATGAGGCGGCCGAGCGGCGTATCCGGCAGCAGCCGGCCACCTACCGCTCGGTTGCACAAGGGCCAGATCTGGCGCAACTGCTGTTGATCCTCGAAGCATTCCCCCGCTTTATCCGCGCCTCCCAACGGCAGAAATTGCTCAAGGGCCTGCGCACGCGCATTGAAAAACGCCTGGCCAAGCAATGGAAGAAGCTCGGCGAAGCGCTGCACGACCCCAACCACGACCGTCATCGCCTGCGCCTGTTGATCAAGCGCGTGCGTTATGCGGCCGAGGCTTATCCCGAGCTGAACAAGCTACCGCCCAAAGCCATATCGCGTCTCAAGGCGGCCCAGGGCGCCCTGGGTGATTGGCACGATTGCTGGCAATGGCTGGCGCAAGCCGGGCACGAGCCCGATTTGCAGCCGTGCGTGCCTGGTTGGCACCGCACCATGGCCGAGGCGGAAGGGCAGGCGGATCGGGTTTTGGATAAGTTGAACGCCGACTGCTTCGCTTGACCCTGCGACCTATCTGTCCGGGATTTTGGCCGGAATAGGCGCTGCATGGTGTAGGCCGGCTGGTTAAGATCCCTCAACTCCTTTTTCAAGTTGAGACCGCCATGCGCTTTAGTGATTTGCTCGACGCTGCCCGCAGCCACCCGTTGGACGTTTCGATCCCGGCCGAATGGGCCCAGGGCCGCGCCAGCTTTGGCGGGCTGGTTGCGGCGTTGGAGTACGAGGCCTTGCGGGCGAAGGTCCCGGCGGATCGCCCGTTGCGCTCACTGGCGATCACCTTTGTGGGCCCGGTGGCGCCGGACGTGCCGGCCCGCTACGAAGTCGAAGTGCTGCGCGAAGGCAAGGCCGTCAGCCAAGTGCTGGGACGTGTGGTGCAGAACGGTGAAACGATGACCCTGGTGCAGGCCAGTTTTGGCGCATCACGGCCTTCGCAGATTGACGTCGCCGCCGAACCGGCGCCCACCTTCAAGCATTGGGATGAATGCCAGGAGTTGCCCTACATCAAAGGCGTGACGCCGGAGTTCATGCGCCACCTGGCGATGCGCTGGAGCGTCGGTGGCCTGCCGTTCACCGGCAATACATCCCGGGAGATGGGCGGCTGGGTGCGCTTGCGTGGCGATGTAAAAGAAGAGCCGCTGACCGAAGCGCACATCCTCGCGCTGGTGGATGCGTGGCCACCGTCGGTGTTGCCGCACCTGAAACAACCGGCGGCCGGCAGCACCCTGACCTGGACCATCGAATTTGTCCAACCGCTGCAAAACCTGAGCACCCTGGACTGGTGCCAATACCTGGTCCACATCGAGCACGCCCGCGATGGCTATGGTCATGCGGCTGCGCAGTTGTGGAGCCCCGACGGCCAGTTGATCGCTATCAGCCGCCAGTCGGTGGTGGTGTTCGCCTGAGTCCTCAGACCAGCAAGTGTTGATCGCTGGAGGCGTCGCTGCCGCGTGCCTCCAGGCGGCGACCGTGATGCTGCAATGCAAGGGCTGCCAGAATGCCGACGATACCGATGGCGGCACTCGCCAGGTTCTCGCTGAACACGCCCGATGCCATCAACAGAAAACCGATGACCAGGAGTGGCAGCGCAATCAGCTGCAACACTTGATTGGTCCCGTGCTGGTGATTTTGCGGGTGGGTGCGCCATTGCCAGGCGGGGATATTTGGATGACGTTTGCCCATGATCGTGATTCCTCTGTCCGTTGAAACATCTTGAGCAGAGATTAGGTCGGGCAGGGTGGGGCTGCGAATCAAGGATGGCTATGGGGGCCATAGCCATCCCTTTAGGGGTTAGAGCCGCAACTGGCCGATGGCCTTGCTCAGTTCCCCGGCCAGGGTTGCCAGCTCATTGCTGGTGGTCGCCGAGTCTACCGTCTGCTGCACGGTGTTTTCGGTGACGTCCCGAATGCTCACCACCGCCCGATTCATTTCCTCGGCCACATGGCTTTGCTGCTCGGCAGCCACGGCAATCTGCGTGTTGCTCTCACGCATCTGCGCCACCGCGCCGGTGATCTCGGCGAGGGCAATCCCGGCTTCTTGAGCCTGTTGCACACAGTCGTCGGCCTTGAACGAGCTTTCCTGCATGAAATCCACCGCGTCCCGGGTGCCGGCTTGCAGGGCGGACACCATGCGGGTGATTTCATCGGTGGAGCTTTGCACCCGCTTGGCCAGGTTGCGCACTTCGTCGGCGACCACGGCAAAACCCCGGCCCATTTCGCCGGCGCGGGCGGCTTCGATGGCGGCGTTGAGGGCCAGCAGGTTGGTCTGTTCGGCGATGCTGTGAATCACCCCGACCACGCCATTGATTTTCTGGCTGTCCTCGGCCAGCTTCTGGATCATTTCGGCGGTCTGCTGCACGCCGGTGGACAGCCCGGCAATCGAGCGCTGTACCCGGCTGACCACTTCCTGGCCGCTGCCGGCGAGAGTATCGGCCGTCTGTGACAGGTCGCGGGTGGCGCCGGCGTGCTGGGCGATGTGGTAGACGGTGGCGGTCATCTCGTTGATCGCCGTGGCGGCCTGGTCGGTTTCGCTTTGCTGGCCGAGCATGCCGTGCTGCACCTCGTTCATGCTGCTGGCCAGGCGTGCGGCGCCGTCGTCCAGTTGCCTGGCGGTGCGCGCAACCGTGTTGACCACCCGTTGATAACCCGCCTGCATCGCGTTGAAGGCGCTGGCCATCTGCCCGACTTCATCCTTGCAGGCCAGGGGGACGCGGGCCGAGAGGTCGCCGGTTTTCTCGACGTGCAGCATCACGTCTTTCAAGGTGTTGAGCTGGCTGAGGAGAAAGCGGATCAGCAGCTGTGAGGCGCCGAGCATGGCCAGCATCAGAATCATCACCGCTACGGCGTAGTTGGCGAAGCGTTCTTCGAACACTTGGCTCAAGCTGGGCCCGTAGGCCAGCACGGCGACCTGTTGACCGTCGGCACGGCTGATTACTTCGGCGCCCATCAGCGGGTTTTCGCCGAGCAGTGGCATGTGATTGAAATCCACCCAGCCACTGGCGTTGGCCAGGGCTGACAGATCTTCGTCGCCCAGTTGTGGGACTTTGCCCCTGGCAAACGTCAGCCAGTGCTCGCCCTTGGGCAGTGGCTGGCCGGCGGGCCAGGCAACGAGCAAGCGCCCCTGGGCTTGCGCCGACGCCTGTGAGGCCTGGCTGCGGGCCTGTTGTTCGAGCTGCACGGCGTACAACACCAGCAGCAGGGTGGTGATGAAGGCGACCGCGTTCACGGCCCAGAATTTGTACTTCAGCGAGATGTTGCTAAGCCAGGCACCCATGGAAGGTTTTCTCTGATAGCGGAAACAGCATTGGCAAGGTGCCATTATTGTGCCGCTATCGGGATGCCGGGTTTTGA from Pseudomonas sp. NC02 encodes:
- a CDS encoding CHAD domain-containing protein, encoding MSALVDQLVAQVIGLEVGLLSCQARLAAVTDDEALHDLRTTVRRLRSLLRPLRGLPGVEQLEAAASAVGQLTTPFRDREVLAAYLHQHGHHEAAERRIRQQPATYRSVAQGPDLAQLLLILEAFPRFIRASQRQKLLKGLRTRIEKRLAKQWKKLGEALHDPNHDRHRLRLLIKRVRYAAEAYPELNKLPPKAISRLKAAQGALGDWHDCWQWLAQAGHEPDLQPCVPGWHRTMAEAEGQADRVLDKLNADCFA
- a CDS encoding acyl-CoA thioesterase II — its product is MRFSDLLDAARSHPLDVSIPAEWAQGRASFGGLVAALEYEALRAKVPADRPLRSLAITFVGPVAPDVPARYEVEVLREGKAVSQVLGRVVQNGETMTLVQASFGASRPSQIDVAAEPAPTFKHWDECQELPYIKGVTPEFMRHLAMRWSVGGLPFTGNTSREMGGWVRLRGDVKEEPLTEAHILALVDAWPPSVLPHLKQPAAGSTLTWTIEFVQPLQNLSTLDWCQYLVHIEHARDGYGHAAAQLWSPDGQLIAISRQSVVVFA
- a CDS encoding methyl-accepting chemotaxis protein — protein: MGAWLSNISLKYKFWAVNAVAFITTLLLVLYAVQLEQQARSQASQASAQAQGRLLVAWPAGQPLPKGEHWLTFARGKVPQLGDEDLSALANASGWVDFNHMPLLGENPLMGAEVISRADGQQVAVLAYGPSLSQVFEERFANYAVAVMILMLAMLGASQLLIRFLLSQLNTLKDVMLHVEKTGDLSARVPLACKDEVGQMASAFNAMQAGYQRVVNTVARTARQLDDGAARLASSMNEVQHGMLGQQSETDQAATAINEMTATVYHIAQHAGATRDLSQTADTLAGSGQEVVSRVQRSIAGLSTGVQQTAEMIQKLAEDSQKINGVVGVIHSIAEQTNLLALNAAIEAARAGEMGRGFAVVADEVRNLAKRVQSSTDEITRMVSALQAGTRDAVDFMQESSFKADDCVQQAQEAGIALAEITGAVAQMRESNTQIAVAAEQQSHVAEEMNRAVVSIRDVTENTVQQTVDSATTSNELATLAGELSKAIGQLRL